One Glycine max cultivar Williams 82 chromosome 4, Glycine_max_v4.0, whole genome shotgun sequence DNA segment encodes these proteins:
- the LOC100810567 gene encoding cellulose synthase A catalytic subunit 1 [UDP-forming], giving the protein MEASAGMVAGSHKRNELVRIRHDSSDSGSKPMKNLNGQICQICGDTVGLTATGDVFVACNECAFPVCRPCYEYERKDGNQSCPQCKTRYKRHRGSPRVEGDEDEDDSDDIENEFNYAQGKAKARRQWEDDPDLSSSSRRESQQPIPLLTNGQTMSGEIPCATPDTQSVRTTSGPLGPSEKVHSLPYVDPRQPVPVRIVDPSKDLNSYGLGNVDWKERVEGWKLKQEKNMVQMTGRYAEGKGGDVEGTGSNGEELQMVDDARQPMSRVVPIPSSQLTPYRVVIILRLIILGFFLQYRVTHPVKDAYPLWLTSVICEIWFALSWLLDQFPKWSPINRETYLERLALRYDREGEPSQLDPVDVFVSTVDPLKEPPLVTANTVLSILSVDYPVDKVSCYVSDDGSAMLTFEALSETAEFAKKWVPFCKKHNIEPRAPEFYFAQKIDYLKDKIQPSFVKERRAMKREYEEFKVRINALVAKAQKMPEEGWTMQDGTPWPGNNPRDHPGMIQVFLGHSGGLDTDGNELPRLVYVSREKRPGFQHHKKAGAMNALIRVSAVLTNGAYLLNVDCDHYFNNSKALKEAMCFMMDPVLGKKTCYVQFPQRFDGIDLHDRYANRNIVFFDINMKGQDGVQGPVYVGTGCCFNRQALYGYDPVLTEEDLEPNIIVKSCCGSRKKGKGGNKKYSDKKKAMGRTESTVPIFNMEDIEEGVEGYDDERTLLMSQKSLEKRFGQSPVFIAATFMEQGGIPPSTNPATLLKEAIHVISCGYEDKTEWGKEIGWIYGSVTEDILTGFKMHARGWISIYCMPPRPAFKGSAPINLSDRLNQVLRWALGSIEIFLSRHCPLWYGYNGKLKPLMRLAYINTIVYPFTSIPLIAYCTLPAFCLLTNKFIIPEISNFASMWFILLFVSIFTTSILELRWSGVSIEDWWRNEQFWVIGGTSAHLFAVFQGLLKVLAGIDTNFTVTSKASDEDGDFAELYVFKWTSLLIPPTTVLIVNLVGIVAGVSYAINSGYQSWGPLFGKLFFAIWVIAHLYPFLKGLLGRQNRTPTIVIVWSVLLASIFSLLWVRIDPFTSDSNKLTNGQCGINC; this is encoded by the exons ATGGAAGCAAGTGCGGGAATGGTTGCCGGTTCGCATAAACGGAACGAGCTCGTTCGGATTCGCCACGATTCTTCTGACAGCGGG TCTAAACCCATGAAGAATTTGAATGGGCAAATCTGTCAAATATGCGGTGATACTGTTGGATTAACTGCTACTGGTGATGTGTTTGTTGCTTGCAACGAGTGTGCTTTCCCTGTGTGTCGTCCTTGTTATGAATATGAGCGGAAGGATGGGAACCAGTCTTGTCCACAGTGCAAGACTAGATACAAGAGGCACAGAG GGAGTCCTCGAGTTGAGggtgatgaagatgaagatgattcTGATGATATCGAGAATGAGTTCAATTATGCCCAAGGAAAAGCCAAGGCCAGGCGGCAGTGGGAAGACGATCCTGACCTGTCGTCGTCTTCTAGACGTGAATCTCAACAGCCAATTCCCCTCCTCACCAATGGCCAAACG ATGTCTGGTGAGATTCCATGTGCCACACCTGATACTCAATCTGTGCGAACTACTTCAGGTCCTCTGGGCCCATCTGAAAAGGTTCACTCACTTCCCTATGTTGATCCAAGGCAACCAG TTCCAGTAAGAATTGTGGACCCATCAAAGGACTTGAATTCTTATGGTCTGGGAAATGTTGACTGGAAAGAAAGGGTTGAAGGTTGGAAGCTTAAGCAGGAGAAAAATATGGTGCAAATGACTGGTAGATACGCTGAAGGGAAAGGTGGAGATGTTGAAGGGACTGGTTCTAATGGAGAAGAACTTCAAAT GGTAGATGATGCTCGACAACCTATGAGTCGTGTTGTGCCAATTCCTTCATCTCAGCTGACGCCTTATCGTGTTGTTATCATCCTCCGGCTGATTATTCTTGGCTTCTTCTTACAATATCGTGTAACTCATCCTGTGAAAGATGCATACCCACTGTGGTTGACATCAGTTATTTGTGAGATTTGGTTTGCCTTATCCTGGCTCTTGGATCAGTTTCCAAAATGGTCTCCCATTAATCGTGAGACTTATCTTGAACGGCTTGCTTTAAG GTATGATCGTGAAGGAGAACCATCACAGTTAGATCCTGTTGATGTGTTTGTTAGTACAGTGGATCCCCTCAAAGAGCCACCTCTTGTTACTGCAAACACCGTTTTGTCTATACTTTCTGTTGATTACCCTGTCGACAAAGTTTCCTGCTATGTATCAGATGATGGTTCAGCTATGTTGACCTTTGAAGCACTATCTGAAACAGCTGAGTTTGCGAAGAAGTGGGTGCCCTTTTGCAAAAAGCACAATATTGAACCAAGAGCCCCAGAGTTTTATTTTGCCCAGAAGATTGATTACTTAAAGGACAAGATTCAGCCCTCGTTTGTAAAAGAGCGACGGGCAATGAAG AGAGAATATGAAGAATTCAAAGTACGGATCAATGCCCTTGTAGCCAAAGCTCAGAAGATGCCAGAGGAAGGTTGGACAATGCAGGATGGAACTCCTTGGCCTGGAAATAATCCTAGGGATCATCCGGGAATGATTCAG gtGTTTTTAGGTCATAGTGGGGGGCTGGATACAGATGGAAATGAGCTGCCTAGACTTGTTTATGTTTCTCGTGAGAAGCGACCAGGCTTCCAACATCACAAGAAGGCTGGAGCTATGAATGCTTTG ATTCGAGTTTCTGCTGTCTTGACCAATGGTGCATATCTTCTGAATGTGGATTGTGATCACTATTTCAATAATAGCAAAGCCCTCAAAGAAGCCATGTGTTTCATGATGGATCCTGTTCTTGGAAAGAAGACATGCTATGTTCAATTTCCTCAGAGATTTGACGGCATTGACTTGCACGATCGATATGCCAATCGCAATATTGTGTTCTTTGAT ATCAACATGAAAGGTCAGGATGGTGTTCAGGGCCCAGTCTATGTGGGAACTGGTTGTTGTTTCAATAGGCAAGCTTTGTATGGTTATGATCCTGTTTTGACTGAGGAAGATTTGGAACCTAACATTATTGTAAAGAGTTGTTGCGGTTCTAGAAAGAAGGGAAAGGGTGGCAATAAGAAGTACAGTGACAAGAAGAAGGCGATGGGAAGAACTGAATCCACTGTACCCATATTTAATATGGAAGACATAGAGGAGGGTGTTGAAG GTTATGATGATGAAAGGACACTACTTATGTCTCAAAAGAGCTTGGAGAAGCGTTTTGGTCAGTCTCCAGTTTTTATTGCTGCCACTTTCATGGAGCAGGGTGGCATTCCACCTTCAACGAACCCTGCAACTCTTCTTAAGGAAGCAATCCATGTTATCAGCTGTGGTTACGAAGACAAGACAGAATGGGGCAAAGAG ATTGGATGGATCTATGGCTCTGTGACAGAAGATATCTTGACTGGGTTCAAGATGCATGCTCGTGGTTGGATTTCCATCTATTGCATGCCACCTCGCCCAGCATTTAAGGGTTCTGCTCCTATCAATCTTTCTGATCGTCTCAATCAGGTGCTTCGGTGGGCCTTGGGTTCAATTGAGATCTTTCTAAGCAGGCATTGTCCCTTGTGGTATGGCTACAATGGGAAGTTGAAGCCTCTGATGAGGCTTGCTTATATTAACACCATTGTCTACCCGTTTACCTCAATCCCATTGATTGCTTACTGTACGCTTCCTGCATTTTGTCTTCtcacaaataaatttattattcctGAG ATAAGCAACTTTGCCAGTATGTGGTTCATTCTTCTCTTTGTCTCCATTTTTACCACTTCAATTCTTGAGCTTAGGTGGAGTGGGGTCAGTATAGAAGACTGGTGGAGAAATGAACAGTTCTGGGTTATCGGTGGGACATCTGCGCATCTCTTTGCTGTGTTCCAGGGGCTTCTAAAAGTGCTTGCTGGGATCGATACAAATTTTACTGTTACATCGAAGGCATCGGACGAGGATGGGGACTTTGCCGAGCTTTATGTGTTTAAATGGACATCACTTCTCATCCCTCCTACAACAGTGCTTATTGTGAATTTGGTTGGGATTGTGGCTGGTGTATCCTATGCCATAAACAGTGGTTACCAGTCTTGGGGTCCACTATTTGGCAAGCTGTTCTTTGCTATCTGGGTCATTGCCCATCTATACCCATTCTTGAAGGGTCTCTTGGGCAGGCAAAATCGTACCCCAACCATTGTTATTGTTTGGTCCGTTCTTCTTGCTTCAATATTCTCCTTGCTGTGGGTGAGGATTGATCCCTTCACCTCTGACTCCAACAAATTAACCAATGGTCAATGTGGCATCAACTGTTAG
- the LOC100784216 gene encoding protein OVEREXPRESSOR OF CATIONIC PEROXIDASE 3 translates to MAVVFQCLWCARSDPFLTLPFQRKPLLCSVFLSSRPRNLCSSIVAAASKNKNKQKKSRDHVTKDDEDGVDAFELLFKQLEEDLKRGDLSDDDGEDEISEEDMALLERELENALGDFDGELLNSDVIDIETGGDPENDDDIEDGGDERSLNLRNWQMKKLARALKAGRRKTSIKNLAADLCLDRALVLQLLRDPPPNLLMMSLSIPDEPTTTVVSLETKPSEIVHKETSIDHAEIESEPKAKVPVHTLQRNWHAQKRLKKAHVDTLERVYRRSKRPTNAMISSIVHVTNIPRKKVVKWFEDKRAEEGVPDRRVPYQRSVPETA, encoded by the exons atGGCTGTGGTTTTTCAGTGTTTATGGTGTGCTCGGAGTGACCCCTTCCTCACTCTTCCTTTCCAACGCAAACCACTTCTTTGCTCTGTCTTTCTTTCCTCTCGCCCTCGTAACCTCTGCTCTTCAATTGTCGCTGCTGcttccaaaaacaaaaacaag CAAAAAAAGTCTCGTGATCATGTTACTAAGGACGATGAAGATGGCGTGGACGCTTTTGAGCTGCTCTTCAAGCAACTCGAAGAAGATCTCAAACGCGGTGATTTGTCAGACGATGATGGTGAGGATGAGATAAGTGAAGAAGACATGGCATTGCTTGAACGTGAGTTGGAAAATGCTTTGGGGGACTTTGATGGTGAATTGTTAAACTCGGATGTAATCGACATCGAAACTGGCGGTGATCcagaaaatgatgatgatattgaggATGGTGGAGATGAAAGGTCACTGAACCTTAGGAATTGGCAGATGAAGAAATTGGCTAGAGCCTTAAAAGCTGGCCGCCGCAAAACAAGT ATAAAAAATCTTGCTGCCGATCTTTGTCTTGATAGGGCTCTTGTTCTTCAATTGCTTCGTGACCCTCCTCCAAATCTTTTAATGATGAGTCTATCAATACCTGATGAACCCACAACGACTGTAGTATCACTTGAAACTAAGCCCAGTGAGATTGTTCATAAAGAAACAAGTATTGATCATGCAGAAATAGAATCTGAACCTAAGGCTAAAGTACCTGTTCATACCTTGCAACGTAATTGGCATGCTCAAAAGCGACTGAAAAAGGCCCATGTTGACACTTTGGAGAGAGTTTATAGGAGATCAAAACGACCCACT AATGCAATGATCAGTAGTATCGTACATGTAACAAACATTCCTCGAAAAAAAGTTGTTAAGTGGTTTGAAGACAAACGTGCTGAGGAGGGAGTTCCAGATCGCCGTGTTCCTTACCAGCGCTCTGTTCCTGAAACTGCATGA
- the LOC100809504 gene encoding probable sugar phosphate/phosphate translocator At5g25400 → MGKGGSLSDGVVKKIVLSYSYVAIWIFLSFTVIVYNKYILDKKMYNWPFPISLTMIHMSFCATLALLLVRVFRLVEPVSMSRDVYLSSVVPIGALYSLSLWLSNSAYIYLSVSFIQMLKALMPVAVYSIGVMLRKESYKNDTMLNMLSISLGVGVAAYGEARFDAWGVLLQLGAVAFEATRLVMIQILLTSKGISLNPITSLYYVAPCCLVFLSIPWIFVEYPVLRDTSSFHFDFVIFGTNSFCAFALNLAVFLLVGKTSALTMNVAGVVKDWLLIAFSWSVIKDTVTPINLFGYGLAFLGVAYYNHSKLQALKAKEAQKKTAQADEEEGRLLEDRDDNKRNEQQT, encoded by the coding sequence ATGGGAAAAGGTGGATCTCTGAGCGACGGCGTGGTGAAGAAGATCGTTCTCTCCTACAGCTACGTGGCAATATGGATCTTCCTGAGCTTCACCGTCATCGTCTACAACAAGTACATCCTGGACAAGAAGATGTACAACTGGCCCTTCCCCATCTCCCTCACCATGATCCACATGTCCTTCTGCGCCACCCTGGCCCTCCTCCTCGTCCGCGTCTTCCGCCTCGTCGAGCCCGTCTCCATGTCCCGCGACGTCTACCTCTCCTCCGTCGTCCCCATCGGCGCCCTCTACTCCCTCTCCCTCTGGCTCTCCAACTCCGCCTACATCTACCTCTCCGTCTCCTTCATCCAGATGCTCAAGGCCCTCATGCCTGTCGCTGTTTACTCCATCGGCGTCATGCTCCGAAAAGAATCCTACAAAAACGACACCATGCTTAATATGCTCTCCATCTCCCTCGGCGTCGGCGTCGCCGCCTACGGCGAGGCCCGCTTCGACGCCTGGGGCGTCCTCCTCCAGCTCGGCGCCGTCGCCTTCGAGGCCACCCGCCTCGTCATGATCCAAATCCTCCTCACCTCCAAGGGGATCTCGCTTAACCCAATCACTTCTCTCTACTACGTCGCGCCGTGCTGCCTCGTGTTTCTCTCTATTCCGTGGATCTTTGTTGAGTATCCTGTTTTGAGAGACACTTCCAGCTTCCACTTCGATTTCGTCATCTTCGGGACCAACTCCTTCTGTGCATTCGCGCTGAATCTGGCCGTGTTTCTTCTTGTTGGGAAGACGTCTGCGTTGACCATGAATGTGGCCGGTGTTGTGAAGGATTGGTTGCTGATTGCGTTTTCGTGGTCGGTTATTAAGGACACCGTGACGCCGATAAATTTGTTCGGCTACGGGCTTGCGTTCCTCGGCGTGGCGTATTACAATCACTCGAAGCTGCAGGCGCTCAAGGCCAAGGAGGCGCAGAAGAAGACCGCGCAGGCAGATGAGGAGGAAGGGAGGTTGCTCGAGGACAGAGATGACAACAAGAGGAACGAACAGCAgacttaa
- the LOC102667877 gene encoding hyphally regulated cell wall protein 3-like, with the protein MVIAMLNVAMPIVVTISSGDGGGRNISGLDGDGGCDDVGDDCGGNDGGDIVGSEGGGDNDSDDGDDDIDGGSGSGASGDINGGDGEGGTDNGGSDNDDDDGGSNCIWWWSSRLRHVDGDCGDNDGDNIIGNDDGGDNDGSNIIGSDDGGDNGNDDIDGGSVSC; encoded by the exons ATGGTGATTGCAATGTTGAATGTGGCGATGCCAATAGTGGTGACAATCAGTAGTGGCGATGGAGGTGGTAGAAATATCAGTGGTCTCGATGGTGATGGTGGTTGCGACGACGTTGGCGATGATTGTGGGGGCAATGATGGAGGTGATATTGTTGGTAGTGAAGGTGGTGGTGACAATGACAGTGACGACGGTGATGATGACATTGATGGTGGTAGTGGTAGCGGTGCTAGTGGTGACATCAA TGGTGGAGATGGTGAAGGTGGCACCGACAATGGTGGCAGTGACAACGACGATGATGATGGTGGTAGCAATTGT atATGGTGGTGGTCGTCGCGGTTGCGACATGTTGATGGTGATTGTGGTGACAATGATGGGGATAATATTATTGGTAATGATGATGGTGGTGATAATGATGGGAGTAATATTATTGGTAGTGATGATGGTGGTGACAATGGTAATGATGACATTGATGGTGGTAGTGTTAGTTGCTAG
- the LOC100810035 gene encoding adenine nucleotide transporter BT1, chloroplastic/mitochondrial, which produces MGRRGIQLFDEKIDVFFSVSNLGFESKDGYHQFGGLFASVGQMGMGVGVQPNDPSDSRDNGGMKLPLNELFLKHVQPQGKEEVVEEGAKGKKNRKGGGVSLKLKIRNPSLRRLFSGAVAGAVSRTAVAPLETIRTLLMVGSSGHSTTEVFNNIMKTDGWKGLFRGNFVNVIRVAPSKAIELFAFDTVNKNLSPKPGEQSKIPIPASLIAGACAGISSTICTYPLELVKTRLTVQSDIYHGLLHAFVKIIREEGPAQLYRGLAASLIGVVPYAATNYYAYDTLRKAYQKIFKEEKVGNIETLLIGSVAGAFSSSATFPLEVARKQMQLGALSGRQVYKNVFHALACIFEQEGIHGLYRGLAPSCMKLVPAAGISFMCYEALKRILLENDEED; this is translated from the exons ATGGGTAGAAGGGGAATCCAACTGTTTGATGAGAAAATAGATGTTTTTTTCTCTGTCAGCAATTTGGGGTTTGAATCCAAAGATGGCTACCATCAATTCGGAGGTTTGTTTGCCAGTGTTGGTCAAATGGGAATGGGGGTTGGCGTGCAACCTAACGACCCTTCTGATTCTCGTGACAATGGTGGCATGAAACTTCCCTTAAACGAATTGTTCCTCAAGCATGTTCAACCTCAGGGGAAGGAAGAGGTTGTTGAGGAAGGAGCTAAGGGGAAGAAGAATAGAAAGGGTGgtggtgtttcactcaagcttAAGATCAGGAACCCTTCACTGAGGAGGTTGTTTAGTGGGGCAGTTGCCGGTGCCGTGTCTCGGACTGCTGTGGCGCCTTTGGAGACTATAAGGACTCTCTTGATGGTGGGGAGTAGTGGCCATTCCACCACTGAGGTGTTCAACAATATTATGAAAACTGATGGCTGGAAGGGATTGTTTAGGGGTAATTTTGTTAATGTCATTCGGGTTGCGCCTAGCAAGGCCATTGAG CTATTTGCTTTTGATACAGTAAACAAGAACCTATCCCCAAAGCCTGGAGAGCAGTCCAAAATCCCAATTCCTGCATCTTTGATTGCAGGTGCCTGTGCTGGAATCAGTTCAACTATATGTACATATCCTCTTGAATTAGTCAAGACTAGATTAACTGTCCAG AGCGATATTTATCATGGTCTGCTTCATGCATTCGTGAAAATAATTCGAGAAGAGGGTCCTGCTCAACTTTATAGAGGCCTCGCAGCTAGTCTTATTGGAGTTGTCCCGTATGCTGCTACCAATTACTATGCCTACGACACTTTAAGGAAAGCATACCAGAAAATTTTTAAAGAAGAGAAGGTCGGCAACATTGAAACCCTTTTGATTGGTTCGGTAGCTGGTGCTTTTTCAAGTAGTGCAACTTTTCCACTTGAGGTGGCTCGCAAGCAGATGCAACTTGGAGCTCTCAGTGGAAGGCAGGTTTACAAGAATGTGTTTCATGCCCTTGCATGCATATTTGAACAAGAAGGCATACATGGTTTATATAGAGGGCTAGCACCTAGTTGCATGAAGTTGGTACCAGCCGCTGGAATCTCTTTCATGTGTTACGAAGCATTGAAGAGGATATTGCTAGAAAACGACGAGGAGGATTAG